Proteins from a genomic interval of Heteronotia binoei isolate CCM8104 ecotype False Entrance Well chromosome 5, APGP_CSIRO_Hbin_v1, whole genome shotgun sequence:
- the LOC132570907 gene encoding zinc finger protein 436-like: ECGKRFSCSGSLQCHQRTHTREKPFECSECGKRFSWSGHLQSHQRTHTGEKTFECSECGKKFSTSGSLQRHQRTHTGEKPFECSKFGKRFSRSGYLQYHQRTHTGEKPFECSECGKRFSRSGYLQHHQRTHTGEKPFECSECGKRFSRSGYLQYHQRTHTGEKPFECSECGKRFSESNTLQQHQRTHTAEKPFECSECGKRFSRSSTLQQHQRTHTGEKPFACSECGKRFSWNCNLQDHQRTHTGEKPFECSECGKKFSQRGNLQRHQRTHTGEKPFECSECGKRYSERRNLQQHQRTHRGENL; the protein is encoded by the coding sequence gagtgtggaaagagattcagttgtagtggcagtcttcaatgtcatcagcgaacccacacaagggagaaaccttttgaatgctcagagtgtggaaagagattcagttggagtggccatcttcaaagtcatcagagaacccatacaggggaaaaaacctttgagtgctcagagtgtggaaagaaattcagtacaagtggcagtcttcaacgtcatcagagaacccacacaggggagaaaccttttgaatgctcaaagtttggaaagagattcagtcggagtggctatcttcaatatcatcagagaacccacacaggggagaaaccttttgaatgctcagagtgtggaaagagattcagtcggagtggctatcttcagcatcatcagagaacccacacaggggagaaaccttttgaatgctcagagtgtgggaagagattcagtcgaagtggctatcttcaatatcatcagagaacccacacaggggagaaaccttttgaatgctcagagtgtggaaagagattcagtgagagtaacactcttcaacagcaccaaagaacccacacagcggagaaaccttttgaatgctcagagtgtggaaagagattcagtcggagtagcactcttcaacagcaccaaagaacccacacaggagagaaaccgtttgcatgctcagagtgtggaaagagattcagttggaattGCAATCTTCaagatcatcagagaacccacacaggggagaaaccttttgaatgctcagagtgtggaaagaaattcagtcagaggggcaatcttcaacgtcatcagagaacccacacaggggagaaaccttttgagtgctcagagtgtggaaagagatacaGTGAGAGGAggaatcttcagcagcatcagagaacacacaggGGGGAGAATCTTTAG
- the LOC132570908 gene encoding zinc finger protein 420-like — MCPESGKRLSKSGSLQYHQRPHTGGKPFECSECGKRFSRSGSLQSHQRTHTGEKPFECSECRKRFSQSSTLQNHQRIHTGEKPSECSECGKRFSWSGYLQSHQRIHTGGKPFECSECGKRFSQSKTFQHHQRTHTGEKPFECSECGKKFSRNGSLQRHQRTHTGEKPFECSECGKRFSRSSSLQNHQIIHTGEKPFECSECGKRFSWSSSLQSHQITHTGEKPFECSECGKRFSRSGPLQNHQRIHTGEKPFECPECGKRFRRSGHLQHHQRIHTGQKPYECSECGKRFSRSGYLQSHQRIHTGGKPFECSECGKRFSQSKTFQHHQRTHTGEKPFECSECGKKFSRNGSLQRHQRTHTGEKPFECSECGKRFSRSSSLQNHQITHTGEKPFECSECGKRFSWSSSLQSHQITHTGEKPFECSECGKRFSRSGPLQNHQRIHTGEKPFECPECGKRFRRSGHLQHHQRIHTGQKPYECSECGKKFIQSTNLQRHQRIHTGGKPFECSECGKRFSQSSTLQLHQRIHTGEKPFECSECGKRFSQRRNLQQHQRTHRGENL; from the coding sequence ATGTGCCCAGAGAGTGGAAAGAGATTAAgtaagagtggcagtcttcaatatcatcagagaccCCACACAGGgggaaaaccttttgaatgctcagagtgtggaaagagattcagccggagtggcagtcttcaaagtcatcagagaacccatacaggggaaaaaccttttgagtgctcagagtgtagaaagagattcagtcagagtagcactcttcaaaatcatcaaagaatccatacaggggaaaaaccttctgagtgctcagagtgtggaaagagattcagttggagtggctatcttcaaagtcatcagagaatccacacaggcgggaaaccttttgaatgctcagagtgcggaaagagattcagtcagagtaaaacttttcaacatcatcagagaacccacacaggggagaaaccttttgaatgctcagagtgtggaaagaaattcagtcggaatggcagtcttcaacgtcatcagagaacccacacaggggagaaaccttttgaatgctcagagtgtggaaagagattcagtcggagtagcagtcttcaaaatcatcagattattcacacaggggagaaaccttttgaatgctcagagtgtggaaagagattcagttggagtagcagtcttcaaagtcatcagattacccacacaggggagaaaccttttgaatgctcagagtgtggaaagagattcagtcggagtggccctcttcaaaatcatcagagaatccacacaggggagaaaccttttgaatgcccagagtgcggaaagagatttcgtcggagtggccatcttcaacatcatcagagaatccacacaggccaaaaaccttatgaatgctcagagtgtggaaagagattcagtcggagtggctatcttcaaagtcatcagagaatccacacaggcgggaaaccttttgaatgctcagagtgcggaaagagattcagtcagagtaaaacttttcaacatcatcagagaacccacacaggggagaaaccttttgaatgctcagagtgtggaaagaaattcagtcggaatggcagtcttcaacgtcatcagagaacccacacaggggagaaaccttttgaatgctcagagtgtggaaagagattcagtcggagtagcagtcttcaaaatcatcagattactcacacaggggagaaaccttttgaatgctcagagtgtggaaagagattcagttggagtagcagtcttcaaagtcatcagattacccacacaggggagaaaccttttgaatgctcagagtgtggaaagagattcagtcggagtggccctcttcaaaatcatcagagaatccacacaggggagaaaccttttgaatgcccagagtgtggaaagagatttcgtcggagtggccatcttcaacatcatcagagaatccacacaggccaaaaaccttatgaatgctcagagtgtggaaagaaattcattcAGAGTAccaatcttcaacgtcatcagagaatccacacaggcgggaaaccttttgaatgctcagagtgtggaaagagattcagtcagagtagcactcttcaacttcatcagagaatccacacaggggaaaaaccttttgagtgctcagagtgtggaaagagattcagtcagaggaggaatcttcaacagcatcagagaacacacagagGGGAGAATCTTTAG